The window GGTAACAGAGGAACAAGCTTGACCACTATGACATTATCAAGTTCCCTCTGACCACAGACTCACCATGAAGAAGGTAGAGGATAACAACACCTTGGTCTTCATTGTAGATGTCAAAGTCAACAACCATCAGATCAAGCAGGCTGTCAAGAAACTGTATGATATTGATGTGGCCAAGGTCAACACATTGATCTGGCCCAATGGTGAGAAGAAGGCTTATGTCCGTCTTGCTCCAGACTGTGATACATTGGATGTAGCCAACATGATTAGAATAATCTAAAGTGCATCCATCAAGAGCTGGGCAGATGAGATAATAAACTTcgtaaaaccaaaaaaaaaacaaaagaccctcttgcagccccccagcctgactTTATcacaataatataatatataatacaaaAGTCAGAATGATGAAATCGAAGTGACCTATtatagaatattttgttttgcaaaaaattcCAAGATTTCATCTTTGTGTCCTGATTTGGCATGAAACAACATTGAAATCTGAGAATTTCCCATAGGACACAACTTCGGTGTTTTGGCTAGCTCTCTGCACGGGTACAGAGCACAGCCAGTCAGGATGGTAGCTAAAGCACATACTCCTGGTCTGCAGGCAGTCATGCTGACTGGTGCAGTGACTGAGCACAGTGCCTCAGCTGCAGCACACTGGCACTTGGCTGGTTTTGAAGATCTGAGCCTGCATTTCTAGATGTAGTTAGTGCCAGTGGAAGGTGCTGGGTTGGCAGTGCTGGAGACCAAATTCCTTCATTCATCCATAGAACAGGTGCAGCATGGGCGGCGCAGGGCAAGTCTCCCGCCCAATATCCAGTGCCCTTGTACCTAATCCCAGCCCTGGAGGGACTCTACATGTAGGAGTGGGAGTGGAGCTCAGTCTACACAGCCCATTCAGTTCCAGGCTTCTCTGCTGAAGCAAACAGCTGGTCGTTTCTGAGATATGGACACCTTCCTTTGGATTTTTGTGACCCATCCAGTTTGTCAGTGACTGATCCTCGATAACCAACACTGTTGGGGCTGTGTTAGTGGatatacagtggcacagctgctgaCCCATGAAAGCAGGCCTTGCCCATTCTGCATGGCTGTTATGATATTGGCCTGGATGGGGAGGGTGCACTTGCTCTCCCTTTTAGCAGAGCTGCCTTCCCTGTGTTCACGTTGGTGAAGGAGTGGAGGAGCCATCCCCATCTCTCTTTAGGAAAGTTGAGTTCTCAGAGGAAGAGCAACTCTTTCTCTAACACTTCTGCTCCTGGAGTCAGGATGGGCAAACTGGATAAACTGAGATACAAACTGAATTATCCTGTAAAACTCAAACCCAAATCTTAGAGGAGGCTCCCAGAAGCTGGATTCATTGCTGCTGTCTCTGCACCTCCAGGCTTGGGCCGGACCTGGAAGCAGAAATCCCAAGATGCCATGAGCCTAACCCTGACCCAGCAGACCCAGAGTTCCATGACTCTGCTAGGCTGGGCAAAATCCAGGAAGGGCTGGTATGAGATGCATGCAATCAATGAGGGAGTAAAGGATGGCAGCACAATAAATGCCAACCAACAAGGGCTTATGGAATACAGGTCTGGCCAAACTAACTTGAGATCATTTTTGATGAGATGACAAGTTT of the Dermochelys coriacea isolate rDerCor1 chromosome 9, rDerCor1.pri.v4, whole genome shotgun sequence genome contains:
- the LOC119860914 gene encoding LOW QUALITY PROTEIN: 60S ribosomal protein L23a-like (The sequence of the model RefSeq protein was modified relative to this genomic sequence to represent the inferred CDS: inserted 1 base in 1 codon), translated to MLTKWGEQEQGIEANSKALKAKKTILKGVHSHKKKKIRTSPTFRRPKTLRFWRQPKYPRKSAPRRNKLDHYDIIKFPLTTDSXMKKVEDNNTLVFIVDVKVNNHQIKQAVKKLYDIDVAKVNTLIWPNGEKKAYVRLAPDCDTLDVANMIRII